The proteins below come from a single Eubacterium limosum genomic window:
- a CDS encoding RsmF rRNA methyltransferase first C-terminal domain-containing protein, whose translation MQIPEAFKEKMRRLLSDEDYEKLMASYNGTVNKGIRTNTLKCTLEEMAQNTPFELEPVDWCPTGYYIDSDVRPGKNPAYYAGLYYVQEPTAMTSAEVLAPEPGDWVLDLCAAPGGKSTQLACKLEGQGVLVANELVNNRAEILASNVERMGVPNALLFNEFPERLAARFHERFDKILVDAPCSGEGMFRKDNGAAEEWNPERVLHCAKRQLKILESVDKLLKPGGVMVYSTCTFSPEENEQVIEDFLGNNRYELMDIDLRGLDDRGRPEWSEKGTPALTKTLHVMPFHVRGEGHFIAKLRKTAACPPEEEPPKLKGKSRLKPAGRRDLGDYEAFAGEYLNRRFDNLHLQGDQLYSLPEGITLRDIEGLKVLRPGIHLGTLKKNRFEPSHTLAMVLKPEDFKIVYTVKDDEEAYTYLKGEPITGADLKGWVLVCFEKWPLGFGKASQGMIKNHFPKGLRIRKK comes from the coding sequence ATGCAGATACCAGAGGCCTTTAAAGAAAAAATGCGGAGACTTTTAAGCGATGAGGATTATGAAAAGCTCATGGCTTCCTATAATGGGACAGTGAACAAGGGTATCCGGACCAATACTCTGAAGTGTACCCTGGAGGAGATGGCCCAGAACACGCCCTTTGAGCTGGAGCCTGTGGACTGGTGCCCGACGGGATACTATATTGACAGTGATGTCCGCCCCGGGAAAAATCCCGCCTACTACGCGGGACTGTACTATGTACAGGAGCCCACAGCCATGACCTCGGCCGAGGTGCTCGCGCCGGAGCCGGGGGACTGGGTGCTTGACCTCTGTGCCGCACCGGGAGGAAAATCGACCCAGCTGGCCTGTAAGCTTGAAGGGCAGGGGGTGCTGGTTGCCAATGAACTGGTCAACAACCGGGCCGAGATCCTCGCCAGCAACGTAGAGCGTATGGGGGTACCCAATGCGCTGCTGTTTAACGAGTTTCCGGAACGTCTGGCGGCGCGGTTTCACGAACGCTTTGATAAAATTCTGGTGGACGCTCCCTGCTCGGGTGAGGGCATGTTCAGAAAGGACAACGGCGCCGCTGAGGAATGGAACCCGGAACGGGTGCTGCACTGCGCGAAACGCCAGCTTAAGATTCTGGAGAGCGTGGACAAGCTGCTGAAGCCCGGAGGTGTCATGGTCTACTCGACCTGTACCTTTTCGCCCGAAGAAAACGAACAGGTCATTGAAGATTTCCTGGGAAATAACCGCTATGAGCTGATGGACATTGATCTCAGGGGACTTGACGACCGCGGGCGGCCAGAGTGGTCGGAAAAAGGGACGCCAGCGCTCACAAAAACCCTCCATGTCATGCCTTTCCACGTCCGGGGTGAGGGGCATTTTATCGCCAAACTCCGGAAAACAGCGGCGTGTCCTCCGGAGGAAGAGCCTCCCAAGCTCAAGGGGAAATCCCGGCTGAAGCCCGCTGGACGCAGAGACCTGGGCGATTATGAGGCCTTTGCCGGAGAATACCTGAACCGGCGGTTCGACAACCTGCATCTGCAGGGGGATCAGCTTTACAGCCTGCCCGAGGGCATCACCCTGAGGGACATTGAGGGCCTGAAGGTACTGCGTCCCGGCATTCACCTGGGCACACTCAAGAAGAACCGCTTTGAACCGTCCCATACCCTTGCCATGGTGCTGAAGCCTGAGGACTTTAAAATCGTTTATACCGTGAAAGATGATGAGGAAGCCTACACCTATCTCAAGGGCGAACCCATCACCGGGGCAGACCTTAAGGGCTGGGTGCTGGTCTGTTTTGAAAAATGGCCCCTGGGTTTTGGAAAAGCCAGCCAGGGCATGATCAAAAACCACTTCCCCAAGGGGCTGCGCATTCGGAAAAAATAA
- a CDS encoding PIN/TRAM domain-containing protein yields MLQKFLRVCFSILGILLGSALAQMVIVNEWIQATLRIQFTPEIELGTYIVIMVLCGLIFFIFFPLILKGIKNLTKMVEASMEDVRLVDIALGVGGLVIGLIIAMLISFAFYQIPFPWVSSLLTAVIYIVLGYLGFTLPVKKRDDIVAAIQAGKKERDGSASTRKISKKKNNASAKVLDTSVVIDGRIYDICKVGFMEGPLIVPVFVLNELQLIADSSDDLKRNRGRRGLDIINKMQNDLDVPVQISEEDYDDIQEVDAKLVRMAKETKCKILTNDYNLNKVATVQGAEVLNINELANAVKPVVLPGEEMKVLLVKAGKENGQAVAYLDDGTMIVVENGRKYIGDNITVIVTSILQTAAGRMIFAKPKK; encoded by the coding sequence ATGCTGCAAAAATTTTTAAGAGTGTGTTTTTCGATTTTGGGCATTCTGCTGGGGAGCGCCCTGGCGCAGATGGTGATCGTTAATGAGTGGATTCAGGCGACCCTGCGCATCCAATTTACACCGGAAATCGAGCTGGGAACTTATATTGTTATTATGGTTTTATGTGGACTTATCTTTTTTATTTTCTTCCCTCTGATACTAAAGGGGATCAAAAATCTTACCAAAATGGTGGAAGCCAGTATGGAAGATGTCCGGCTCGTCGACATTGCTCTGGGGGTTGGCGGTCTGGTAATCGGCCTGATCATCGCGATGCTGATCAGCTTCGCCTTTTATCAGATCCCGTTTCCGTGGGTCAGCAGCCTTCTGACCGCAGTGATCTATATCGTCCTGGGTTACCTGGGCTTTACGCTGCCGGTTAAGAAAAGAGACGATATTGTGGCTGCCATTCAGGCAGGCAAAAAAGAACGCGACGGCAGTGCCTCCACCCGAAAGATCTCAAAGAAAAAGAACAATGCCTCGGCCAAGGTGCTGGATACCAGCGTGGTCATTGACGGACGTATCTACGATATCTGCAAGGTCGGGTTTATGGAGGGGCCGCTCATCGTCCCGGTCTTTGTCCTGAACGAACTTCAGCTCATCGCAGATTCCTCGGATGATCTCAAGCGCAACCGCGGACGGAGAGGCCTGGATATCATCAATAAGATGCAGAATGATCTGGACGTTCCGGTACAGATATCGGAGGAGGACTACGACGATATTCAGGAGGTCGATGCCAAACTGGTGCGGATGGCCAAGGAAACCAAATGCAAGATCCTGACCAATGACTACAACCTGAACAAGGTGGCAACGGTCCAGGGCGCCGAGGTTTTAAACATCAACGAGCTGGCCAACGCCGTGAAGCCCGTAGTGCTGCCCGGTGAGGAGATGAAGGTGCTGCTGGTAAAAGCCGGCAAGGAAAATGGTCAGGCCGTTGCCTATCTGGACGACGGCACCATGATCGTTGTGGAAAACGGCAGGAAGTACATCGGCGATAACATCACGGTGATCGTTACCAGTATCCTGCAGACCGCCGCAGGACGGATGATCTTTGCAAAGCCGAAGAAGTGA
- a CDS encoding CarD family transcriptional regulator translates to MYEIGDKIVYPMHGAGVVKDIEEKEIFDTTQMYYLMEIVSEGMEILIPVDKADEVGVRDIVTSDVIEKMLDSLEGPSDQMNGNWSKRYQDNMDILKSGDIFDVAKVVKNLTLLDRKKGLSTGEKKMLTSARNFLISEMVLVQGRSKEESLQVIEEKI, encoded by the coding sequence ATGTACGAAATCGGCGATAAAATTGTATATCCAATGCATGGTGCAGGTGTGGTCAAAGACATCGAGGAAAAAGAAATTTTTGACACCACCCAGATGTACTATTTAATGGAAATTGTATCTGAAGGAATGGAAATCCTGATTCCTGTAGACAAAGCGGACGAGGTTGGTGTACGTGATATAGTAACATCCGATGTCATTGAAAAAATGCTCGACAGCCTTGAGGGGCCGAGTGACCAGATGAACGGCAACTGGAGCAAGCGGTACCAGGATAATATGGATATTCTGAAAAGCGGCGATATTTTTGACGTTGCCAAGGTCGTAAAAAACCTGACGCTGCTGGACCGGAAAAAAGGACTTTCAACCGGAGAGAAAAAGATGCTTACCTCCGCCAGAAACTTTCTCATCAGTGAGATGGTGCTGGTACAGGGCAGAAGCAAAGAGGAATCGCTTCAGGTAATCGAAGAAAAAATTTAA
- a CDS encoding MATE family efflux transporter has translation MEKTEMITGSLPKVFGHYVSLNVLSMIGLSCYILADTVFVAGGVGNSGLAALNLVLPAYSFINGAGLMLGMGGATRYAVLRGEGRDAAADGVFTMTLAMGAALGCLLTLIGIFFTPALAGLLGAEGETLSLSVRYLRTILLFSCAFIINNILVCFIRNDGSPQLSMAAMLAGSFSNIVLDYIFIFPMGLGMFGAALATGLAPVFSMLVLSLHFIRRRNHFRLTACTPQTRIVREILTTGLPSFVTEFSSGVIILLFNYTILRLSGTTGVAAYGVISNIALIAVAVFTGIAQGIQPIISVNYGAGRTGRVWRTYAAALLLGTVLALLFLALGLLEADGIVGIFNREGNAEMAQIASSGIHLYFLAFLFMGVNIVTTSLFASINRPGPSFTVSILRGLAAVVVFLLILPPALGMDGVWLTIPAAEMTTLFVSGIFLYRAKGLESEKIH, from the coding sequence ATGGAAAAAACAGAAATGATTACAGGCAGCCTGCCAAAAGTCTTTGGACACTATGTGTCGCTCAATGTCCTCAGTATGATTGGGCTGTCCTGCTACATTCTGGCAGATACGGTGTTTGTGGCGGGCGGTGTGGGCAACAGCGGTCTGGCGGCCCTGAACCTTGTGCTGCCGGCCTACAGTTTTATCAACGGTGCGGGCCTCATGCTTGGAATGGGCGGGGCGACCCGGTACGCGGTTCTGAGAGGTGAGGGGCGGGATGCGGCGGCGGATGGCGTCTTTACCATGACCCTGGCGATGGGGGCAGCCCTGGGCTGCCTGCTGACATTAATTGGCATTTTCTTTACGCCAGCCCTGGCCGGACTGCTGGGGGCAGAGGGCGAGACCCTTTCGCTCTCAGTCCGCTACCTGAGGACGATCCTGCTCTTTTCCTGCGCCTTCATCATCAACAACATTCTGGTCTGCTTTATCCGCAATGATGGAAGCCCTCAGTTGTCCATGGCCGCCATGTTGGCAGGAAGCTTCAGTAATATCGTGCTGGATTATATCTTCATTTTTCCAATGGGACTGGGAATGTTTGGGGCGGCGCTGGCTACAGGGCTGGCTCCTGTATTCAGCATGCTGGTGCTGTCCCTGCATTTTATACGGCGGCGGAACCACTTCCGGCTGACAGCCTGCACACCGCAGACAAGGATTGTGCGGGAGATCCTGACAACAGGGCTGCCCTCCTTTGTCACGGAGTTCTCATCTGGAGTGATCATCCTGCTGTTTAACTATACCATCCTGCGGTTGTCCGGCACCACCGGGGTGGCCGCCTACGGGGTGATCTCCAACATTGCCCTGATCGCAGTGGCGGTCTTTACCGGGATCGCCCAGGGCATACAGCCTATTATCAGCGTTAACTACGGCGCAGGGAGGACCGGGCGTGTGTGGCGGACCTACGCGGCGGCGCTTCTGCTGGGCACAGTTCTGGCGCTGTTGTTTCTGGCGCTGGGGCTTCTGGAAGCGGACGGTATCGTGGGCATATTTAACCGGGAAGGAAACGCAGAGATGGCACAGATTGCCTCGTCAGGCATCCACTTATATTTTCTGGCTTTTCTGTTTATGGGCGTCAATATTGTGACCACCTCACTCTTTGCCTCCATCAACCGCCCAGGGCCGTCCTTCACAGTTTCCATTCTCCGGGGGCTGGCTGCTGTGGTTGTCTTTTTGCTCATTCTGCCGCCTGCTCTGGGCATGGATGGTGTATGGCTGACCATTCCGGCCGCGGAGATGACCACACTTTTCGTTTCAGGTATCTTTTTATATCGCGCAAAAGGGTTAGAAAGTGAAAAAATTCATTGA
- a CDS encoding Tex family protein, translated as MEYLIDKLAQEFNIRPKQVQDTVELIDAGNTIPFIARYRKEVTGNLSDVLLRDLDARLTYLRKLQKRKEEIAGSIEEQGKLTHELAAAIDKAATLQEAEDLYLPYKQKKKTRASMAKEKGLEPLANKVYLQLDTEADLAEDAKNYINPEKGVETAEDALQGAMDIIAETISDNADYRKKIRRMVTEKGAVKSTVTKAFAEEKTEFENYYDYGEPVKKIANHRVLALNRGEKRKVLAVKIVDPAEDILAYLKKSILRDKASGYLVSAIEDSYKRLIFPSIEREIRTELKEKAEESAIKMFALNLKKLLLQPPFKDKTTMGFDPAFRTGCKIAVLDPMGKLLDTATVYPTEPKNEVAKSEKILLGMIEKYKVDIISIGNGTASRESEQFVAEMLKKTDRPVQYIVVNEAGASVYSASELGAEEYPDINVSLRGAISIAGRLQDPLSDLVKIDPKHIGVGQYQHDVNQKELEKVLDDTVEDAVNNVGVNINRASVSLLKHVAGVNKTIAKNIIDYREQNGKFGSRKEIKKVKGLGAKAFEQCAGFLRIDDGDNILDNTGVHPESYKAVQNLLKSMGLTTADLEADKLADTVTRLNALDVKATASMLEIGEPTLRDIIKELKKPGRDPRDAAPKPHLKSDVLSIEDLKPDMELVGTVRNVIDFGAFVDIGVHQDGLVHISQISDRYISHPTDVLSVGDVVTVKVLSVDVERKRIGLSMLI; from the coding sequence GTGGAATATTTAATTGATAAACTGGCACAGGAATTTAATATACGGCCAAAGCAGGTGCAGGACACCGTGGAGCTCATAGACGCGGGCAACACCATCCCCTTTATCGCCCGTTACCGCAAGGAGGTTACCGGCAATCTGAGCGATGTTCTGCTGCGTGATCTGGACGCCCGCCTGACTTACCTCAGAAAGCTGCAGAAGCGCAAGGAAGAGATCGCGGGCAGCATCGAGGAACAGGGTAAGCTGACACATGAGCTTGCGGCCGCCATCGACAAGGCTGCCACGCTGCAGGAGGCTGAGGATCTCTACCTGCCCTACAAGCAGAAGAAGAAAACCCGGGCTTCGATGGCCAAGGAAAAGGGCCTGGAGCCCCTGGCCAATAAGGTCTATTTACAGCTCGATACCGAGGCGGATCTGGCTGAGGATGCCAAAAACTACATCAATCCTGAGAAGGGCGTGGAAACCGCCGAGGACGCCTTACAGGGGGCCATGGACATCATTGCTGAAACCATCTCGGACAACGCGGATTACCGCAAGAAAATCCGCCGTATGGTGACCGAAAAGGGCGCGGTCAAGTCCACGGTCACCAAGGCCTTTGCCGAGGAAAAAACAGAGTTTGAAAATTATTACGACTATGGCGAGCCGGTTAAGAAGATCGCCAACCACCGTGTGCTGGCCCTCAACCGGGGCGAAAAACGCAAGGTGCTGGCCGTGAAGATTGTGGACCCGGCAGAGGACATCCTGGCTTACCTGAAGAAATCCATCCTCCGGGATAAGGCCAGCGGCTACCTGGTGAGCGCCATTGAGGACAGCTACAAGCGACTGATTTTTCCGTCGATCGAGCGTGAGATCCGTACCGAGCTCAAGGAAAAGGCTGAGGAATCTGCCATTAAGATGTTTGCCCTCAACCTTAAAAAGCTGCTGCTTCAGCCGCCCTTTAAGGATAAGACCACCATGGGTTTTGACCCGGCCTTCCGTACCGGGTGTAAGATCGCGGTTCTGGACCCCATGGGCAAGCTTCTGGATACCGCTACGGTTTACCCGACGGAGCCGAAAAATGAGGTGGCAAAATCCGAAAAAATTCTGCTGGGCATGATCGAAAAATACAAGGTGGACATCATCTCCATCGGAAACGGCACGGCCTCCCGGGAATCCGAGCAGTTTGTGGCCGAGATGCTTAAGAAAACCGACCGCCCGGTGCAGTACATTGTGGTCAATGAGGCGGGCGCCTCGGTATACTCGGCCTCTGAGCTGGGCGCTGAGGAGTACCCGGACATCAACGTTTCCCTGAGGGGGGCCATCTCCATTGCGGGCCGCCTGCAGGACCCTTTGTCTGATCTGGTGAAGATCGATCCCAAACATATCGGAGTGGGCCAGTACCAGCACGACGTTAACCAGAAGGAGCTTGAAAAGGTTCTGGACGATACGGTGGAGGACGCGGTCAACAATGTCGGCGTCAACATTAACCGGGCATCTGTGTCCCTCTTAAAGCATGTGGCAGGCGTCAACAAAACCATTGCCAAAAACATCATTGACTACCGTGAACAGAACGGTAAATTCGGGAGCCGCAAGGAGATCAAAAAGGTCAAGGGCCTGGGCGCAAAGGCCTTTGAACAGTGCGCGGGCTTCCTGCGGATTGACGACGGGGACAATATCCTGGACAACACCGGCGTCCATCCCGAATCCTACAAGGCGGTCCAGAACCTGCTGAAAAGCATGGGATTGACCACTGCGGACCTGGAGGCCGATAAGCTGGCCGACACGGTCACCCGGCTCAACGCTCTGGACGTAAAGGCCACAGCGTCCATGTTGGAAATCGGCGAGCCGACGCTGCGGGATATTATCAAGGAGCTGAAAAAGCCGGGACGTGACCCCCGTGACGCTGCGCCAAAGCCGCACCTTAAATCCGATGTTCTGAGCATTGAGGACCTGAAGCCAGACATGGAGCTGGTAGGCACAGTGCGCAACGTCATCGACTTTGGCGCTTTTGTGGATATTGGGGTGCATCAGGACGGGCTGGTCCACATCTCACAGATCAGTGACCGCTATATCTCCCATCCCACCGATGTTCTATCCGTCGGCGACGTGGTCACCGTCAAGGTGCTGTCTGTGGATGTGGAACGCAAACGTATCGGGCTCTCCATGCTCATTTAA